The following is a genomic window from Hugenholtzia roseola DSM 9546.
CAGAATCTGGTGCGCTTGCTCGATGCATACATCGCAAATATTGACCTTTTCGTCTGCGCCTTCCACTAAAAGTTGGCGCGTACTCGCGGGCGCACCACAAAATGAACATTTTTTTGAAGCCATTATCGTTTTGTTTCTATCTACTAAAATACTGCAAGAAGATTTTGGGCATGCAAAGGTAGTCATTTTATTTGGAAAACACAGAGTTGCTTCTTCGATGAAAACTTCTGCCGCCGCTTATAGATTTTGCAAAGTATAGGCAGGGGCAAATCTCAAAACAAGAAAAACGATTTGTTGGGTGCGATTTCGCTACAAAAAGTTACGGTTTGGTTTTTGTCTGATTTTTTGCACCTTTGTAGGCATAAAAAATTAGGGTTGTGCGTCTGAACCCAAATTTAATTTAAGCGTGTTCAATCCTGCACGTTTGACTTTATCACGTTTGATTTTATTTTGAGCAATGGAAAAATTTTTAGCGTACCGTTTTTATGACAACACTGCCCAAGAATGGCTTTTGGCTATGGGCGTTTTCGCTGCTATTTTGTTGGGAGGCTTCTTGCTTCTTTTTCTGCTTAGAAAAGGCGTTGGGCATTTGGCAGACCGTACTTCCACCAAAGTAGATGACATTATTTTAGAGCGCAGCCACAAACCCTTAGTTATTTTTATTTGCATTGCTGCCCTCAAAATGGCTTTGAAGATGCTTGCCTTTTCTGATGCCTTTCACGAACAGTTTAATAATTTTCTATACCTTTTCCTAACCCTCAATGCAGCGTGGCTTTTGGTGCGTGTGATGGAAGCCTTAGCCGAGGAGTATTTGATGCCTTATAGCAAAAAAAATGGTTCTCAATATGTGTGGCTTCTGCCGATAGCCAAGCGCGTTATCAAGGTCTTGATTTGGTCTATTGCCCTTATCGAGGCTTTGAGCAATGCTGGATACGACATCGCAGGGCTTCTAACGGGCTTAGGAATTGGGGGTATTGCCATTGCGATTGCGGCAAAAAATACGGTCATGAATATTTTTGGGGGGATTAACATTATCGTAGTGCGCCCCTTCAAAATTGGCGACCGCATCTTGATAGACGATTACGACGGCTTTGTGGAAGACATCGGACTTAGCACTACTTTCATTCGCCGTTTTATAGACAATACCTTAGTGGCGATTCCGAATAAAACATTTAGCGACAAGGAAGTCGTCAATATTTCGGCAGCACAAGGTGTTAGGGCTACTTTTCTATTGCATCTGCCACTTTCGCTTACGGCTTCACAGTTGGGAATAGCGGTAGAACTGTGCCAACAGGCAATAATCGAGGGCGAGGCTACGCATCAGGAGCATATCGTTGGGGTCAAGCAAATTTCAGAAATGGGAATCGTCTTAGAGGTTATTTTTTATGCCCGCCCCGAATTTGGGATATGGAAGGCACGAACCGAAACTACCCAAAAAATCCTCGCCGCCTTTCAAACGCATCAAATTCCGATTTTGGTCAAGGCTTGGGCAGTAGATGGTTTGCAGAGCCAAACCTATGAAACCTATGTAAAGAGGAGCGCGTCTTTTTTGTCAGACCAAAAAGAGGACGAAGCCACTCTTAACCAAGTCAAGACCTTTAAGCGCAACCCAACAACAGACGACGACGACGATTTTGGCTTTTAGAGGTTTTTAACTTAAAACCTTTAAAGAAATATTAGAAACAACAGCCTCCTCGACTACAAGTTGAAAAAACTCTACGTAATCTGCTTGTTGGGACTGATAGCAGTGTGAGGAATACGGGTTTGTACTGTTTTTGAAAATATTAAAGACCGCACCGCACGCTATTCTTCATCAAGCGATAAAACTTTTATAAGCCCTTTTTGTATTTCAGTCATTACCGTTTTAGAAACGCCCCCCATTTTCTGCATAAACCTACTTTGAGAAACTGACCTAACCTGAAAACAGTCTGCTGCTGATACTTTATCTAATGCGTTTTTTTTGTTTGGTTCTATTTTTATCATCTAAGGTGCAATTTGACACCTGTCCTTCCATTCTGTTACTGGTACGATAATTCTCAATGGCAACTTTCCCAAGGCATTGCTATTTACAATGATTGCAGGTCTTGTCTTTTGCATTTCCGCGCCTACGGTTGGCTCAAGATTTATGAGCCATATTTCACCTTGTTTCATAAAAATTTTCAGCGTCAAGATTTGTAAATGCTGTTAGTTCATTAGCTGTAAGATAATCGGTATATAATTTAGCCGCTGCCATTTTCATCTGCTCTTCTTCCTGTTTGCGTATCAAGCACATTGAACGCTCAATGACCAAGAGGCGTTTCTTTATGGGAATTTTTTGGATTTCTTCTATTAGGTCTTTTGTTTTCATGGTTAAAATGGTTAGTTTAAAACCGCATAAAATTAAGAAAGTAGCTCCACTATAAAACGTAAGGTAGGTGTGAAAAGTTTTTCCTTGTGCATTTAAAATACAAAACCCCAAGTAAGTTTCCAAACGCCCTCTAAGAAGGAACAAAGACGGATACAACAACTCTACCTATTGAGTTTTTTATAGGTGGCAGATGAAATCCTTTTCAGGGTCATAACGTCATCAAACTTGTGTCCCCCCATCAGACCATCACCCCAAAATCTTGCCTTTGGGATAGAAATAGGCGATACTTTCGGCTAACTGTTTTTCTATGTAAGAGGCTTGCTCGAAGGGTAGGGCTTTAAATTGCGACTCGACAAGGTAAAGGGGTTGCTCTTTTTGAAGGGCTGCTTCCTGCTGATTTTGCGACCAGCTAAGTTCGAGAAGGTCGCTAAATTCCTGCGTGCGCATAAGTGGCTGTTTGAGCCAATCTTCGTATCGCCAAAAGCACCAATGCGGATAATGGCGTTGGTAGTGGCGAATAATATCTGCCATGATTTGCCAATAGGCGGTTTTCTTTTTGAAGTCGGGCAGTTGGGCGTGCATCAGTTTTTCTATGCGTTTGGCTTGTAGTGGAAAAAAATGCTCCACAAGGGCTGGCTGATTGCCAAAATTGTTGAAATCGGGCATCTCTTCCTTGCGGCTTAGGTAAAATAGAGGGTGTTGTATCAAAATCACGACCTCGATATCAAATTCGGCATCTAACCACTCCAACAACAAAAGCGTGCGTGGCTCGAAGAGAAGGGGCAGGATTTGTGGCTTTTTCTTCTTCAAAAAATAAGACTCATAACCCGCTTTGAGTTGGGTGTAAAAATTGCGCCAACTGCTGGCAGGTTTGGCAGGCGAAGGAGGGTGCGGCAACGATTTTAAAAAAGCCTCGCTTTTCAGTTGTAGCGGCTGATGGGTTGTGTTTTGGAATGGAAATTCCAACGGCGTAGGTAGGAACGTTTCCCAATCCAACGCCTGTAAATCTAATTCAGGGCAATGCGCCAAAACAGACGAAAGCCAATTATTTTGAGTCTGAAACAAACCCGTAACTACTACAAAAGAAGAACGCATAGAAATCTTCGAAAGGAGGCAAAATAGGAAAAGAAGCGACAAAATAGCGATTTTTAACAAAAGAAAAAAATAGCGTTGCCCAAATAGGAAAAACTTTGGCACGCTTAGAGAGAGCAGGGCGCACAAACTTTAAAAACTAACAGTTTTTTGAAAACTGTTAGTTTTCAAAGTTTATTAGTTTTGGTTTAAGCCTGCGGACGCAAAAGGGGAACAACCTTCTGCCTACCCATGCTTTCGTAATGCCAGTCCTGTGCCTGCATTTGCGCCAAATCGTAGATATTCCTACCATCAAAGATTACCTTTGCTTTCAAAAGACTTGCCATGCGGTTTAGGTCGGCTTCTTGAAAGACTTTCCATTCGGTTAGGATTGCCAAGGCGTCTGCATTTTCGAGGGCTTGATAGGGGTCTTGACAAAAAACAATCGACTTACCGAAGATGCGCTCGATGGCGGGCATGGCTTCGGGGTCGTGAGTGCGGACTTTTACGCCCATTTCCAGTAAAGCTTTCAAGATGTCGAGGGCAGGGGCTTCTCTGATGTCGTCTGTATTGGGTTTGAAAGCCAAGCCCCAAACGGCAATCGTTTTGCCTGCTAATTGATTTTGGAAGTAAGATTTTATCTTTTCTACAAAAAATAGCCGCTGTGCCGCATTTACCTGCATGACGCTTTTGAGGATTTTAAAATCATAGCCCTGCTCTTGTGCCGTTTGTGCCAAAGCCTGCACGTCTTTGGGAAAACAACTGCCCCCATAGCCGATACCTGCATTGAGAAACTTACTGCCGATACGTGTATCCGAACCGATACCAACTTTTACGGCATCTACATTGGCATCTAATTTTTCACAAAGATTCGCAATTTCATTCATAAAAGAAATGCGCATGGCTAAGTAGGAATTGGCGGCGTACTTCGTCATTTCGGCAGAACGCTCGTCCATGAAAAGAATTTGCCCCTGCGGATTTTGGCAATAAGGCGCGTATAAATCATACATCAGCTTTCGCGCCTGCGCCGAATCTGTGCCTACCACTACCCTATCAGGCTTCATAAAATCTTCTACGGCAAAGCCCTCGCGCAAAAATTCGGGGTTCGAGATAACCGCAAAAGGGGCTTGCGTTTCGGCTGCTATCAAGGCGCGAACTTTATCGGCAGTACCCACAGGAACGGTGCTTTTATCCACAATGACCTTCATTTCTGGATTGTCCAACTGGTTCAAAATCTTGCCTATTTCCTTCGAAACCCCCAAGACAAAGGAAAGGTCGGCTGCGCCATCGCCTCCCGGTGGCGTGGGGAGGGCTAAAAAAATGAGCGTAGAAGCGGCTACTGCCTCTGCCAACTGGTCAGTGAAATGCAGCCGCCCTGCGGCGATATTCTTTTCAAGGAGTGTGTCTAAATCAGGTTCATAGATAGGACATTCGCCCTTGCGAAGGCGTGCAAGTTTGGCTTGGTCTATATCTACACAAATGACCTGATTGCCTTTTTCTGCAAAGCAAACTCCCGTAACCAAACCTACATAACCTGTACCGATAACTGCAATGCGCATAATGGTGTGAAATTGAGATGAGAAATGAAATGCCGCAGCACAAACGCGCCTTTTTTGGTGGCAAAAAACTAAATTTGTAGCGACAAAGATAATAGAAGTAGGGCAATTTTGATGTGAAATGCCCCAAAACGTAGGACAAACTCGCCAAAAACCATGAGCGAACTCGAAAAAACGCCTTATCGCTTAGAAATCTTCACCCCTGAAAAAAGCCACTATTGGGATAGCTTTTTGGAAAAATTGCCTTATGCCCACTTCTTTTTTTCGCGTACCTATCAGGCGCACCAAGCGGGCAGGTTTGAAGAAATTTCGATGATGGTTTGGAAAAAAAATACGCTTGTCGCGCTTTTGCCGCTTAATCTTACTTCGGAAAATTTGTCAGAAAAAAGACAGGAGAAAGACAAAGTCAAACCGATTGTAGCAAAAACGGCTATTTCCTACCAAGGGCTTTCCTTTGCAGGATTGCTCGCCTTGCCCACTTTGCGATATGAAGAAATGGCAAAAATTTGGGTGCTGATTTTGCGCTTTTTACAAGCCCAAAAAATACAAACCCTGCTCTATCATGCCTTGCCCGACTACCAAAATAATTTTGAAAATCAGGCAGTTCGCCGTATCATCTTTGCTTTGGGTGCAAAATTAGTTCGCATAGAAACTTCCGCTGTTTTAGATTGGACAAAGGAATTGCGATACGATTCACAGAAGAAAAGAAATTTGAAAAAAGCCCAAAAAAACGCGCTTGTTATTCAAAAAATTGTGCTTGCTTCCCAAAAGCCGCCTTCCTTTGAAGAAGTAGAAAAAATTAGAATTTTTTGGGAAATCTTACATCAAAACTTAGCCGAGCGGCATGGGAAAGAGCCTACTCATAGTTTTACCGAAATTTTGGGTCTGATGCAGCTTTTTCCGAAAAATATGTCGCTTTTTTTGGTAGAAAAAGAAAAAAAAATTGTGGCAGGGGTGCTATTTTTCCAAACGCGCACTTGCCTTCATGCGCAGTATATCGCCAGCAATAGCGTAGGGCGCAAGGCTTTTGCCTTAGATTTTCTCTTTGACCAGATTTTGCAAAATCCACTTCTTTGGGACATCAGAAAAGGCGACCAAGTGCCATTTTTTTTCAGTTTTGGCATCAGCCAAGTACGACCAAGTGGGAAAACAAACTTAAATTTGCTACGTTGGAAAGAGGGTTTCGGCACAAAGGCTTTTTTACACGAATCCTATCAAATTGATTTAACTCAAAAAATAGAAATTTCGGAAATATAAAATATCAAAATATGCAACATCAAGATTTTGAAAAACTCGCGCCTTTTATAGAGCAGACCAATCTTTCGCCGCTTTTTTCGGAAAAAGACTTAGAAAATTTGATAGCGGAGGCAAAAAAATATGCTTTTGGGGGCATCTGTCTGTCGCCTTTTTGGGTAAAAAAAGCCAAACGCGAACTACAAGGGCTTGATACAAAGCTCGTTACGGTAGTTGGCTTTCCTTTGGGTTTTCAAAGAACGGAGGCAAAATTGAAAGAATTGGAGATAGCCTTATCAGATGGCGCGGACGAAATAGATATGGTCATGAGCCTAACTGCCTTTAAAATTCCGCAGCCGCAGTGGGCAAAGGTAGAAATTACGCGTTTGGCAGAAAGGGCGCATCAGGCAGAAAAAATCTTGAAAGTGATTGTAGAAACGGCGTATCTCAATCGTGAGGAGCTAAGTTTGGCAGCGCAAATTTGCATGGAGGCAGGGGCGGATTTTATCAAAACCTCAACGGGCTTTGCCCAAGTTGGTTTCCAACCGCAGGACTGTCTGCAAAATCCTTTGGGCGCAAAGATAGAAGATGTTGCTTTTTTAAATCAAATCATAAAAGGAAAAATAGGCATCAAAGCTGCTGGTGGCATCAAGACGGCTGCACAGGCGCGGGCGTTTTTGCAGGCAGGGGCAGAGCGCATAGGCACTTCTTCGGGAGTGGCGATTTGTAGCGCGGAGGTGCAATAGAAAACGAAAAGCTATCTTATCTTAGCAACTTGGGGGCGGCTTTTTTGTAGAAAACAAGCCGAAAAGCGTTTTTTACCGCCTTTTTGTCAGGTTTTGAAACTTATTTCTCAAAAAAGGACTTATATTTGAGTGCTTCTCCATACCCAACCGAACAACAAGGGCAAGCCTGCCGCCTAAAAAAGGCTACCAGATTGTGTTGCCCCAATATCTTATTTGCTTTCTCGAAAAAATGCCAAAATGACCCTAACCCCACCTCTGCCTTCCGAATTGATTGCGGAAACCGAATCGAGTTATTTATACCCTTCTTGCTTGCGTCCTGCCGATAGGGTAAGTGTTTTTGCCCTTACGCCTGCACAAAAAGTCGTTTTTTTACAAGCAGATGTGGCGGGACAAGTCGAGCTTCCACAGGGTTGTATTTTGGCACAAGATGCAACGCCACTTGAAGCCGCCAAGCGCGAATTATTGGTACAGACGGGCTACCAGGCATCTAAATTTTTGAAAACTGCCGTTTTGCGTTATAGCCCCTTAGAAGGAAACGCGCTCAACTACTGTTTTTTAGCCATAGAAGCCTATCCTAAAAATAAGGCACGAGGCGTAGTGGAATATGAAGTAGGGCAGATGCGCGAATTGATTGCCCAAGATGCTTTGCGCTATCCTGCCGATATTGCCATTATTTGCAGTGCTATCGAAAAAATCAAAGACAAAATCAGCCTCAAATAGCCAAAAATGGCGAAACTAATTGAAAGGCTTTTTGGCTTACCTTTTGGGTGTGCTTACTTTTATTCTATTGGCGGCAGGTCTTGGTTTGGGAATTGACGCATTGCAAATAAAGTAGTATTTCTTTTGTTTGTAAATATTTTGAATTTATAGTTTTAATTTTAATAAAATTATTTGTAAATGAGTTTTTTTAAAAAATTAACTATATGTAAAAAATAACTCTGCATGCCATTACAATAGTACCAAATTTAACGCTAAAAGTTTACAGGTTAAGAGCGTTTTGCAGTGCTTTTGTTTTTATTTCCTATATTTGTAGGCGGTGTTTCAAATAGTCAAATGCCGCGTTCTTATCACTTGATAAAATTTTATCTTTACATTAAACAATATGAATAAAAGAGGAAAATTTGTAATTTCATTAGACTTTGAACTCATGTGGGGAGTACGAGATAAGCGCACAGTAGAGGACTATGGGGAGAATCTTTTGGGAGTTTGGGAAGCACTCCCTAAAATGCTTGCGTATTTTGAAAAATACAACATAAAAGCGACTTTTGCTACCGTAGGTTTTTTATTTGCTTCTTCAAAAGAAGAACTGTTGTTATTCTGCCCGCAAAGCAAACCCAACTATAGAAACGCACAACTATCGCCTTACAACGAACATTTTGAATTACTAAAAGAGGCAGAAGACAAATATCATTTTGCTTCTGAATTAGTTGAACATATCCGAAAATACCCCAATCAGGAGATTGCGACTCACACTTTTTCTCATTACTATTGTCTTGAAGCGGGGCAAACTAAGGAAAACTTTAAAGAGGATATATTAGCTGCAATTGAGATAGCGAGGCACAAAGGTATAGATATTAAAAGTTTAGTTTTTCCAAGAAATCAGTTTAATAGTGAGTATATAGAGGTTATCAAAAATTTGGGTATTACTTCTTATAGAGGAAATGAGCGAGTCTGGTTTCATAGCGCAGCCAACCAGCAGGAGGAAAATTTAATAAGAAGAGCTTTCAGGCTGTTAGATTCTTACGTCAATATTTCAGGTCATAATTGCTATTCGATAGCAGATATCGTCAGGCAGGATTTACCCTTTGATATTCCATCAAGCAGATTTCTGCGCCCTTACTCTTCAAAACTAAAATTCTTTGAGCAAGCACGATTGAGGCGAATCTTAAAAAGTATGACTTATGCCGCTCAACAAGGCAAGATATATCATTTGTGGTGGCATCCACATAATTTTGGGATAAATATAGAGAGAAATTTTAGTTTTTTAGATAAAATACTTATGCATTATCAAACACTAAAAACAAAATATGATTTTGAAAGTATTACCATGAATGAGTTAGCTATCTTTTTACAAAACACAAAAACAAATAAATAATGGACAAAAAAATTATTATGCTCACTGAAGGAGGGCGATTTTCAACCTACCTTTACAACGCACTAAAAGAAGACTTTTCTATTGCAGGAGTAGTAGTGGAGGACAAAATAAGTAAAAAAAAATTGCTAAAAAATAGAACTAAAAAACTTGGCTATGTAAAGGTGCTTGGTCAGATTTTTTTTCAAATTTTTGTTCAAAAAACATTAGAATATACATCTAAAAAAAGAATAAATTTAATAGAATTAAACTACAATCTTAATAAACAAGCCATTCCTTCTCAGATTATAAAAAAGGTAGAGTCTGTCAATTCCAATTCTTGCATAGCCTATTTAAAGGCAGAGAGTCCCGACATTGTAATTGTAAATGGAACAAGAATTATATCAAAAGAAGTATTAAATAGTATTGACGCTCTCTTTTTAAATATACACACAGGCATAACACCTCAATACAGAGGAGTGCATGGAGGATATTGGGCTATGGTTTGCCAAGATGCGCAAAATTGTGGAGTTACGGTTCATTTTGTAGATAGCGGAATAGATACAGGAAAGGTTTTGCTCCAGAGTAGGATAAATCCCACCTCAAAAGATAACTTTGCAACCTATCCCTATCTTCAAATAGGAGAGGGCATTATCTTAATGAAACAAGCGATTTCTAACTTATTGAAAGATGAAATCCAAACGCAAGACCGTAGCAGTCAAGAGAAGGGAAACCTTTGGTATCACCCTACTATATGGTTTTACCTATACAAAAGACTAACGAAACGTATAAAATAGCAGACTCTTCCAACTTTGCTTACTGTCCCAACTTGACATATTTCCAGCCTTTTTCTTGTTTAAGGACAATTTCGGCAATGCCTGCCTTTACGAACATAGAAAAGGTTGCCAGTTCGCTTTTTTCTATTTTGCGCTCGCGAAGGGTATTTTCACAGACTACCATTTCTACCTTTTTTTGTTGTTGTAAAAGTTCTAACTCTTTGATAAACAAGCCTTTATCTATCAAGAGGGCATCTACACCGCGCCCATGAAAGACGAGGCGAATTTGTGC
Proteins encoded in this region:
- a CDS encoding mechanosensitive ion channel family protein, which produces MEKFLAYRFYDNTAQEWLLAMGVFAAILLGGFLLLFLLRKGVGHLADRTSTKVDDIILERSHKPLVIFICIAALKMALKMLAFSDAFHEQFNNFLYLFLTLNAAWLLVRVMEALAEEYLMPYSKKNGSQYVWLLPIAKRVIKVLIWSIALIEALSNAGYDIAGLLTGLGIGGIAIAIAAKNTVMNIFGGINIIVVRPFKIGDRILIDDYDGFVEDIGLSTTFIRRFIDNTLVAIPNKTFSDKEVVNISAAQGVRATFLLHLPLSLTASQLGIAVELCQQAIIEGEATHQEHIVGVKQISEMGIVLEVIFYARPEFGIWKARTETTQKILAAFQTHQIPILVKAWAVDGLQSQTYETYVKRSASFLSDQKEDEATLNQVKTFKRNPTTDDDDDFGF
- a CDS encoding UDP-glucose dehydrogenase family protein, with the protein product MRIAVIGTGYVGLVTGVCFAEKGNQVICVDIDQAKLARLRKGECPIYEPDLDTLLEKNIAAGRLHFTDQLAEAVAASTLIFLALPTPPGGDGAADLSFVLGVSKEIGKILNQLDNPEMKVIVDKSTVPVGTADKVRALIAAETQAPFAVISNPEFLREGFAVEDFMKPDRVVVGTDSAQARKLMYDLYAPYCQNPQGQILFMDERSAEMTKYAANSYLAMRISFMNEIANLCEKLDANVDAVKVGIGSDTRIGSKFLNAGIGYGGSCFPKDVQALAQTAQEQGYDFKILKSVMQVNAAQRLFFVEKIKSYFQNQLAGKTIAVWGLAFKPNTDDIREAPALDILKALLEMGVKVRTHDPEAMPAIERIFGKSIVFCQDPYQALENADALAILTEWKVFQEADLNRMASLLKAKVIFDGRNIYDLAQMQAQDWHYESMGRQKVVPLLRPQA
- the deoC gene encoding deoxyribose-phosphate aldolase, which codes for MQHQDFEKLAPFIEQTNLSPLFSEKDLENLIAEAKKYAFGGICLSPFWVKKAKRELQGLDTKLVTVVGFPLGFQRTEAKLKELEIALSDGADEIDMVMSLTAFKIPQPQWAKVEITRLAERAHQAEKILKVIVETAYLNREELSLAAQICMEAGADFIKTSTGFAQVGFQPQDCLQNPLGAKIEDVAFLNQIIKGKIGIKAAGGIKTAAQARAFLQAGAERIGTSSGVAICSAEVQ
- a CDS encoding NUDIX domain-containing protein, which codes for MTLTPPLPSELIAETESSYLYPSCLRPADRVSVFALTPAQKVVFLQADVAGQVELPQGCILAQDATPLEAAKRELLVQTGYQASKFLKTAVLRYSPLEGNALNYCFLAIEAYPKNKARGVVEYEVGQMRELIAQDALRYPADIAIICSAIEKIKDKISLK
- a CDS encoding polysaccharide deacetylase family protein; its protein translation is MNKRGKFVISLDFELMWGVRDKRTVEDYGENLLGVWEALPKMLAYFEKYNIKATFATVGFLFASSKEELLLFCPQSKPNYRNAQLSPYNEHFELLKEAEDKYHFASELVEHIRKYPNQEIATHTFSHYYCLEAGQTKENFKEDILAAIEIARHKGIDIKSLVFPRNQFNSEYIEVIKNLGITSYRGNERVWFHSAANQQEENLIRRAFRLLDSYVNISGHNCYSIADIVRQDLPFDIPSSRFLRPYSSKLKFFEQARLRRILKSMTYAAQQGKIYHLWWHPHNFGINIERNFSFLDKILMHYQTLKTKYDFESITMNELAIFLQNTKTNK
- a CDS encoding formyl transferase → MDKKIIMLTEGGRFSTYLYNALKEDFSIAGVVVEDKISKKKLLKNRTKKLGYVKVLGQIFFQIFVQKTLEYTSKKRINLIELNYNLNKQAIPSQIIKKVESVNSNSCIAYLKAESPDIVIVNGTRIISKEVLNSIDALFLNIHTGITPQYRGVHGGYWAMVCQDAQNCGVTVHFVDSGIDTGKVLLQSRINPTSKDNFATYPYLQIGEGIILMKQAISNLLKDEIQTQDRSSQEKGNLWYHPTIWFYLYKRLTKRIK
- a CDS encoding DsrE family protein — protein: MKIRPNTWRIFWLLSCLLFFTTTEKAAAQDAALSHKKHKIILQFTQSDSLAQKGLLKNLNNLTQALPKAQIRLVFHGRGVDALLIDKGLFIKELELLQQQKKVEMVVCENTLRERKIEKSELATFSMFVKAGIAEIVLKQEKGWKYVKLGQ